The genomic interval GGGCGGACGACGACCCCGACGTGAACCTCGTGGACGACGCGCCCGGCACGCGCGAGGACTCGGACGCGGCACGCGAGCGCGAGGCCACCGAGCAGTCCGTGGACGAGGCCGCGCCCGCCGAGCGGGCGTCCGCGGAGCCGACCGCGAGTGAAGAGTCGGACGACGCGGACGACGATGCGCGGAGCGCACCGCTGTCGGAGCTGGCGACGGGCGTGCGCGAACGCGAGGCGTCCCGGGAGAGCGACCAGGAGTTCGACGAACTGTTCTCCGAGGTGGACGTGGGCGAACTGGACGGCGAGCAGGCGTGGCGGGACTTGCTCGCGGAGGAGGAGGGCGAACCGCTCGCCATCGGCGAGCGCGTGCAGACGGACGAGGACAGGGACGTGCGCGTCATCGAGAACCGCACCTGCCACAACTGCCAGTACTTCGGGGAGCCGCCGGAACTCCACTGCACGCACGAGGGCACCGACATCCGGCGGGTCGTGGACACCGACCACTACGAGGTCGTGGACTGTCCGATGGTCGTGGACGAGGAGGAGTTCGACCTCCCGGACGCCGAATAACGAGGATTTTTTCGCCGCCCGCCCGTAGCCGGGGTATGCAGTTCTGCGACGAGTGCGGGTCGATGATGCGCAAGGAGGACGGCGCGATGGTGTGTTCGTCGTGCGGGCACAGCGAAGCCCAGGACGAGGAACTCGCGGCGGCGTTCGTCTCGACGGACGCCCAGGACACCTCCGACGTCATCGAGTCCGACCCCGAGAGCGGCGACGAAGGCAAGCCCACGGCGGAAGTCGAGTGCGACGCCTGCGGGAACGGCACGGCGTGGTACACCATCAAACAGACCGGGTCGGCGGACGAACCGCCGACGCGCTTCTTCAAGTGCACCGAGTGCGGGCACCGCTGGCGGAGTTACAGTTAGGCGATGAGGAGCCAGGCGGCGAACACGGCGACGCCGCCGGCGAGCACGCTGACGACGGCGTGTTTGCGGAGGCGGTCGAGGGTGTGGTGGGCGTGGTCGTCGAGGTCGGCGGCGTCGTGGATTTCGCTCCCGACCTCACAGCGGGGGAGGAAGTCCATGGCGATGTGGAGGAAGATGCCGGCGGCGAACCCGAAGACGATTCCCCTGAACTCGGGGCTGGCGGGTATCTGGAGCGCGCTGGCGGCGATGGCGGCGATGCCGACGCCGGCGGCGGGGAGGAGGAGCATGCTGAGGGGGCGGCCGTTGCGGCGGAGGCGGCCGGCGGCGGCGTAGCCCGCGGGGCCTTTGTGGGAGACGATTGCGAGGCCGAGCAGAAGGCCGAGGTCGGGCATGGAGCCGTAGATGATGCCGATGATCGCGCCGGCGGAGAGCGCGTGCGCGGCGATTTGTGCGGTGGTCGTGTCCAGGGGGAGGTCGCGGTGGGTGAGTTCGTGGCCGACGGTGTGCGCGGCGAACCCGGCGAGGATGCCGGCGGCGATGCCGAACCCGCCGAACTTGGGGTGTTGGCCGATGGCTTGC from Salarchaeum japonicum carries:
- a CDS encoding transcription factor S, whose product is MQFCDECGSMMRKEDGAMVCSSCGHSEAQDEELAAAFVSTDAQDTSDVIESDPESGDEGKPTAEVECDACGNGTAWYTIKQTGSADEPPTRFFKCTECGHRWRSYS
- a CDS encoding ZIP family metal transporter yields the protein MSSGATSNHNYRPAVVLGALSVLAFLAASAYAVTAESYKLLGISWVAFVGMLGFAAVGYRAPSSNPTALVWGYGLSAGAMIASAAAFIVPQAIGQHPKFGGFGIAAGILAGFAAHTVGHELTHRDLPLDTTTAQIAAHALSAGAIIGIIYGSMPDLGLLLGLAIVSHKGPAGYAAAGRLRRNGRPLSMLLLPAAGVGIAAIAASALQIPASPEFRGIVFGFAAGIFLHIAMDFLPRCEVGSEIHDAADLDDHAHHTLDRLRKHAVVSVLAGGVAVFAAWLLIA